A single region of the Pseudomonas sp. VD-NE ins genome encodes:
- a CDS encoding ABC transporter substrate-binding protein, which yields MRHTLIFSALLSAGLLAASSATFAASKSLVFCSEGSPAGFDTAQYTTATDNDAAEPIYNRLVEFEKGETNVVPGLATTWDISEDGLKYTFHLREGVKFHTTPYFKPTRDFNADDVLFTFNRMLDAQQPFRKAYPTEFPYFNGMSLNKNIAKVEKTGPLTVEFTLNSVDAAFIQNIAMSFASILSAEYADKLLADGKPSDINQKPIGTGPFVFKSYQKDSNIRYTGNKHYWDPSRVKLDNLIFAINTDASVRVQKLKAGECQITLHPRPADVEALKADPKLQLISKPGFNLGYIAYNVRHKPFDQLEVRQALDMAVNKQGILNAVYQGAGQLAVNAMPPTQWSYDNTIKDAAYNPEKAKELLKAAGVKEGTEITLWAMPVQRPYNPNAKLMAEMLQADWAKIGLKVKIVSYEWGEYIKRTKNGEHDISLIGWTGDNGDPDNWLGTLYSCDAIGGNNYSMWCDPAYDKLIKQAKVVTDRDQRTMLYKQAQQLLKQQVPITPVAHSTVNQPLSARIEGFKVSPFGRNVFSGVGID from the coding sequence ATGCGCCATACCTTGATTTTTTCCGCATTGCTGAGCGCCGGCCTGTTGGCCGCCTCGTCCGCGACGTTCGCCGCCAGCAAAAGTCTGGTGTTCTGTTCTGAAGGCAGCCCGGCAGGGTTTGATACCGCGCAGTACACGACAGCGACCGATAACGACGCCGCCGAACCGATCTACAACCGACTGGTCGAGTTCGAAAAAGGCGAGACCAATGTCGTTCCGGGTCTGGCAACCACGTGGGATATTTCCGAGGATGGTCTCAAGTACACCTTTCACCTGCGTGAAGGTGTGAAGTTTCATACAACGCCGTACTTCAAGCCGACCCGCGATTTCAACGCCGATGACGTGCTGTTCACGTTTAATCGCATGCTGGATGCACAACAGCCTTTCCGTAAGGCCTATCCCACCGAATTCCCGTATTTCAACGGGATGAGCCTGAACAAGAACATCGCCAAGGTCGAGAAGACCGGGCCGCTGACCGTGGAGTTCACGCTCAACAGCGTCGACGCCGCGTTCATTCAGAACATTGCCATGAGCTTCGCCTCCATTCTGTCCGCCGAATACGCCGACAAATTGCTGGCCGACGGCAAGCCGAGCGACATCAACCAGAAACCGATCGGCACCGGGCCGTTCGTGTTCAAGAGTTATCAGAAAGACTCGAACATTCGTTACACCGGTAATAAACATTATTGGGATCCGAGCCGGGTCAAACTCGACAATCTGATTTTCGCGATCAACACCGACGCCTCGGTACGCGTGCAGAAGCTCAAGGCCGGCGAATGCCAGATTACCCTGCATCCGCGCCCTGCCGATGTTGAAGCGCTGAAGGCCGACCCGAAACTGCAACTGATCTCCAAACCGGGTTTCAACCTCGGCTACATCGCCTACAACGTCCGCCACAAACCCTTCGACCAGCTCGAAGTGCGTCAGGCGCTGGACATGGCGGTGAATAAACAGGGGATTCTCAACGCTGTTTATCAAGGCGCCGGTCAACTGGCCGTCAACGCCATGCCACCGACCCAGTGGTCCTACGACAACACCATCAAAGACGCCGCCTACAACCCGGAAAAAGCCAAAGAGCTGCTCAAGGCTGCCGGCGTCAAGGAAGGCACCGAAATCACCCTGTGGGCGATGCCGGTGCAGCGTCCGTACAACCCGAACGCCAAACTGATGGCCGAAATGCTCCAGGCTGACTGGGCCAAGATCGGTCTGAAAGTAAAAATCGTCAGCTACGAATGGGGCGAGTACATCAAGCGCACCAAAAATGGCGAGCACGACATCAGCCTGATCGGCTGGACCGGTGACAACGGGGATCCGGACAACTGGCTCGGCACGCTGTACAGCTGCGATGCCATCGGCGGCAACAACTATTCCATGTGGTGCGACCCGGCTTACGACAAGCTGATCAAACAGGCCAAGGTCGTCACTGACCGCGACCAGCGCACCATGCTCTACAAACAGGCTCAGCAATTGCTTAAACAACAAGTGCCGATCACGCCTGTCGCCCACTCGACGGTCAACCAACCGTTAAGCGCGAGGATCGAAGGGTTCAAAGTCAGCCCTTTCGGTCGCAACGTGTTCTCGGGTGTCGGTATCGATTAA